The Anolis sagrei isolate rAnoSag1 chromosome 6, rAnoSag1.mat, whole genome shotgun sequence genome includes the window CGGGGACACCTGAACCCTAATGCGTTTCAGTGCGGCATCCACCGCACAGCCACATTTACACTGACGAATGCCGCACCTATGGATCCATGCTTCAATCGGATCTACTGGTACAAGAATGAAAGAAATCTCAAGACTGGCCTGAACAATAAGTGTGTTAATAAAGGGGGGACTGCCTATCTAGTGACTGGAACAGTTCCCAACAACAACCAGAAAATCCCTGACCCTAATGATGACAAGGAATCTGACAACCCTAGAGAATTCAGCCGGGTGTCTGTACCTAGCCATGTCTGGACTGCTGTTTGCTGCTATTTCCCACGCACTGGTAGTAAGTTTTCTGCAGCATTTCTGGCAGTGAACAAACCAGAATCTGTCATTCAAAGTCTATCTGTGCATGATTTGCAAGAGAATCTCAAGCAGTTCTATCCTTCCCACGATCTGAAAATCTTTGGCGACGATTCATGTAATGGCAACCTGATTGAGCACCTGATAATGACCCTGGATGAAATGACCCTGGAAGTTGAAGCTGGAAGTCAACCACCAGAATTCTAACATACTATTCTGAACCTCAAACGTTTCTGAAATATGTAACAAGCATTGATATATTTGCAGGGTAAGTGGGTGGGTAATAATTCTGGCGGACTGCATACCTGCTCAAAGAATGAAATCAGAAAATTTtggttccatttttttttgtttcagctgAATTTTGCGTttgaaagaatatatatatatatatatatatatatatatatatatatatccattcatttattgctatttgaagAGGTTTAGAGGTTGGTAGGAgcaatatgattgtattttatgggAATTTTTTTCCTGCACGAAATGCTGCCTCTTTTCAAATGATAGCTTCAAGCCTGTATCCTGCAGTCAtaaattatagtaattgtgtcaATTCCACTAAAGAGCTTGCATTTATTTAGAATTATGGAGTCATAGGTGTGGaagagagccatccagtccaatccccttctgcctggaaggaagacacaatcaaagcactccttcaaactacaagagaggagattccatctgaacatgaggaagaacttcctggctgtgagagctgttcagcagtggaactctctgccctgaagtgtggtggaggctccttctttggaagcttttaaacagaggctggatggccatctgtcaggggtgatttgaatgcaatattcctgcttcttggcagaatggggttggactggatggcccatgaggtctcttccaactctttgattctatgattcctaacaAGTGGCCATTCGTCCTCTGttgagaaacctccagagaaggagactccaaggcaacatattacactgttgaacagctcttaacatcaggaagttcttcatatttTTTCCCCTGCCATTGGAATTCATTGTTTCATATCCTAACCtctggagcagcaggaaacaagtttCCCCCTTCCTCAATGGGAGTCTCAGAGACATTCATGGTTTTGCTATTTTTGGGCCATGGCTGCAAAGTGGGGTCCTACTATATcactatttctcaacctggggatcaggacccttgggggagttgcgaggggggtttcagagggtcaccaaagaccatcagaaaatatgtatttttgatGGACTTAGGAACactttttgcagagaaggctgaagatctctctgcctgtccttctctgcCTTTTTGATGTTggtcaattacaactcccaaaattcaaaaagacccccccccccaaccccagcagtattcagtgttggccatataggtagtgtgccaagtttggtgcagctCCATTGTGAGCTgggttcagggtgctctttgattgtaggtgaactgtaaatcccagcaacaacaactcccaaatgtcaagctctattttccccaaactccaccagtgttcacatttgggcctattgaacattcctgccatgtttggtgcagatccatcattgtttgagtccacagtgcttagagggcggtgaactacaactccaaaactcaaagtcaatgcccaccaaacccttccagttttttctcttggtcatgggagttctgtgtggcaagtttggttcaattccatcattggtggagttcagaatgctctttgattggagattaagtataaattccagcaactacaacttccaaatgacaaaatcaaaatcaccaccaccaccaccaaaaccccaccagtattcaaatttgggcttatcgggtatttgtgccaaatgtgttccaatgaatgaaaatacatcctgcatatttacattacaattcatagcagtaacaaaattatagttatgaagtagcaatgaaagtaatgttatggttgggggtgaccacaatatggggaactgtattaaagggttgtggcattaggaaggttgacaaccactgtacGATATATTACATGTGGACAAATAACAAGCTAATGAACATACAGGTTTCTCATGTTATTTCCTTCTGCATCAATTCATGCTTGATCATTGAAGTGCCATGTTCAGCCCTCACTCAACTGGACTGTTAAGAGCCCCTCTTAACCAAACTGCCAAATTGTGCTTATCAGGAAGCCACTGAACTAATAAGTTCAAGTACACTCCACTAACCTGACAAGCATGGGAAAACACACCAGCTAGATATTTTTAGAAAATTCAACCCTTTGCACATCCTTGTTCTCAGGCTGAAATTGCAGGGTCTCCAATAAGTTGCTGTGATTTTCCAAGTGTCTTGAGAAACAGCCTCCATCAGAAGAATAAAACCTACTCATCAACTAAAATTGATTTTTGAAAGGatgttgtgtatatatgtatgtgtgtgtgtgtggtccaaACTGAGCTTGGCATCATTCAGAATACTTTGGCGTATTGCTGCAGTTTGATTGTATCTACTGGAGTTTGGAAAACCACAGTTTCAAGAtctgaaaaggaaaggaaagacaatTCCTTGTCTTCACAGTAAGTTTCAATCTCCGTGTTAAATGAGTCTTGGCTAATGgagcatttgcatgtttttttatttataaaattgTGGGTGGGCTACAAATAAGTAGTAGAGCCTTTCTTGTGTATTATACCAGATTTGATATTTCTAGGTACCCCAAGACGTAAAGTCCCAATGGAAAGCCTTGGAGATGCAAAACCAGTCCGtcctaacaaaatgaatttcaacagggacaaatgcaagatactccacgtagacagaaaaaatgaaatgcaaagagacagaatgaaggacaatgcctggcttgacagcaggacatgtggaaaagatcttggagtctttgaggggaggaaggggaacatgagccaggattttggcctgcatcaataggagtctagtgcctagatccagggaaatcatgctactcctctattctgccttggtcagatcacacctgtgatctgctgtgtccagttctgggcacacaattgaagagagatgttgacaagctggaatgtgtccagagaagcatGACTGAAATAATCAAGGATcgggagccctatgaggagcagcttcaagagcctcaagagctgggcatgtttagacatgtatggggaagtcatagagaggagggaacaagcttgttttctgcttctcttcaGTAGTATATGTGCCGTcatgcttgggggctattagtcttaatgaaggagggatggacgtggcacctttcccccaagggattgcttcttgccctcctataggaaactggaactcccaaaaacccaaaacgctgtaaatagctcaaaataagatttattgatcacaaagtcatttcttcaaagcaatgagctggaaaactttagagaggtgaaggaaaacatacgttacagtctcaattagtcctgggtccaaggagtttgaagctgagaagcctcaccaagtttcctctttcctcaatggctgtgaatgccggagcaaaccacaaccccagttcagatggcctatgttttgaagactcaggatcgtcctttggtgccaaaagaaccggcttgaaggtgcctgggtctcctcaatgttatccaggacgatctggacataaagcatgagtcccaggggtaaaaaaaaacctcagagttggtgctaagaggtaacttaaatcagggtcctttagagtcaggtctcttactcacgtccatgtagcaggaactctgatggcaggaggaaaaagaaaaaggaagcttttccctcctgcaggaagaggtggagccaaacagtactgattgacagctataagtaaccaatccatacaactatacataaacagggtaaaaggggcaggattaagcatgatacaacactttaagtcttgcaactaacagttctatactcgcgccgtcacagtatagcacatgtacttatgcaagaAAATTTGGTTTCCAGTTATTAGACTGATAACctggttgtctctgatctgttaggaacagagattgtGCCAATGCATGAAATATAGCATTTCTTCAGAAGTATTTTCTTCAGTGCCCCAAAACACTGAAATATCTTGTTTTTATATAATCCTCTCAAGAgataaaaaataaagtagactttgttaaaagtaacatatttgattTACTCACAACTTTCATGTAATCAGCATACAGGTAGATAGCTTGCCAATTCAGTTACCGATAGCTTTTGAAGTATTGTCTctatgcagataacacagggcatcttccttacaatcaacagcaacatcTTTACATTTTAAGAGTCTAACAGAGTCTgtcctctaaaatggagtctgagatctgatcAGTTTCAAATCTGATCATGTAATCTGCAGcctctcccacaacctcaagaagcatagagtaaagggaaagctgcatgccAAAACATACATACGGAGTGTATCTTTCACCTGCAAATGCACAttggagtagaatcatagaattggaagaggcccccATGAACATCCCGTTTAacccagacaggaagacacaatcaaagtagTCCTAGccgatagccatccagtctcagtGTAGATAACACCCGAGTGGGAGACCTAACCACACTCCAAGGTTCTTACATCATGTGCCGTTGCGCCCAGGGCTCTAGGTCTTAATGAAAGATACATGGACGTGATATCTCTCCCCAagagattgcttcttgccctcctttaggaaacttgAACTTCCAAGGACCAAGACACAACGGATAACTCAAAAtagtctttattgttcacaatgagttatctttcttaggcataaacttgatgattcaacagggataaagaaaATATACGTTAGTCTCTGAAgttttgggtccaaggagtttgcagctgagaagctttccaagttccctcttttctcaatggctgtgaatgcctgaGCATCCACAAccccaatccaaatggcctatatctgaaggcacaaagtcttcctctggtgccaaaggactggtttgaaggcgcttgagactcctcaacattgtccaggaagatctgggcatgaagtgtgAGTCTCAAGAGTAAAACcctgagaattggtgatgagagatagcttaaaacaagggctttagagccTAGTCTTTCTCACGTCCGTCTATAAAGctgtctgatggtagaatgaagaaggaaacactGCGCTCCtcttctaggaagaggtggggccaaacaattgagctgagggagcaattcaactggtgcaaacaacattgattgacagctataaataaccaatcaatccaactatacatttacagagaAAACAGACAAGTTGGGGCATGTtacacagtttaaacctttgcaaattaaagttctacatataggtggcgccacttgcaccGTCacacatcaggaagttcttcataatgcttAGGTTATGGAGAATTTCCTGTTCTTCATAACCTAAACACTTCCCATTTCTCTGCCTTTTGAATCCATTGAACCATTGTGTTCTAGTCTCTATAATGATAGAAAACAATCTTGACCCCTTACTCAATGGTACACTCTTTCAAGTATTTAAGCATGGCTATTATATACTTCCCTTCTACAAGCTAATTATTCCCAGCTCtataagccactcttcatagggcttgcttCCAGACCTTTAGTCATTTTGATCACACCTTTCTGGACATGTATATCTTCATTGGCACATTTACCATGAAAGTGGGTTGAATCTAGGCAGTGATGATGTTATGACCCATGGATTGATGCATGGTAACCTTGGACTGTGTTAAGAGATACTCCTGAACTTTCCCAAAACTCTGATGTAAACCACAACTTCAGACTTCCCATTTGGAAAGCAGCCATGGATGGTTATGCCACGGTCTGGGTATGGTACATCTCTTGCTACATCGATCCAGTATTTGCAGTGCCCACTGAGCCCAAAGATGGCACTGAGTACAGCTTGGTACCTCGAGTAACAATATTCAGAGCAATGAGTTgattggagaaggaaggagagaaagagaggggagtGATTGAgtcctccttcccctttctctctcttgcttCATTTTGCCAATTTGGATATTGTCACTCCAAGCCCTAAATGGTATCCAATGCCATGTTTATGCTCTTACTCGTTGAGTGGGGAAAGGTAAGGCTCATGGTTGAGCACCACTGAATTAGTCTCTTGAGCCAGTTTGGGAGTGTCATGTAGAGTCTCCAATGATACTGATTTGGAATTATCCCACTCCAGATCAGTAATACCATTTCCAACCTGTCAAGACACACCCTTCTATAACATATTAACAAGTTTAGTTTTTGCGGCAGCAAAACAAAGTAAAGAACTGAGTGTTCTTCCACTCCATAGAGAAATTCCACTTTGACATTTATAGCTTATTGGTGGGGTAAACCCATCCAGAAAATATGAGAGAGATGAAGCTATGAAAAAGCAAAACTCTGAAAGTTTTCAGATATTTTTAATGCCTTTTAAGTTGGCACAAAGTATTCTACCTGGATTGTGCCGCGCTTTCTGTATCAATATTTTCCCTATTGCTTGTCATCAAAGCTCAGGGCTGGAAGCAGTTCAATGCAAACGCTCACAAATTGGCTAGATGTGACATTCAGCATGCAATGGGGAAAACACAATTGTGTAAGAATCTGACAACCATAGTCTCATTCCTGTGAACCGCGCAATATAATGTATGATTCTTCCATAAGGCAAAATGCCCTCTTCCCACAGAGAAGGCGCATAGTGTGTCACAATTGTcatcattttgttttgctttccttgGTATTGTTTTTCATCTGACAACTACCAAGAAGGAAAGTTTCACATCCCTTACTATTTAATTCCTTGCTTCTCTGCTACTGAAAAAAAAAGCAGTCTTGTGGCAATGTAACAAATATTTGCATAATTCTTTCTATCCAACCCAACATCCTTGTCCCACCATGACCAACAAGATGCCCAAGTTCACgaacaaaaaaaccctcttattgtCCCCAACAAATACCATCTTTGATGGTTGTGGTGACATAATGAGACATAGTCATTGTTCAACTTCACCTCCCTAAATGTGGACAATCCCCTTTAAGAACCATAGATTCATAAGAATGATAGAGATGGAATGGATTTGCAAGGATCACCAAGCCCCgtggttcctccaggtgtttcagacttcagctcTAAATGTGATAACTGTGAGtggattgaatgaaattgtatgaaaagTGTATGGTTGGGTTCTACATAGCCTAAAGATGCCATCCTAAGAAATGAGCCCCAGAAAACTGCAAAAGGCTGATGAAAGAAAAATTATTAAAGTCACTGATGAAAACTGCTGACATGACCAGAGACAATGATTAACTCTTGGTGGGAAACAACATGTTTCTATTaccagagacaatggctcttttaagTTAAGTAAGCAAACAGTGctactttagaacagtggttctcaacctggggtccccagatgtttttggcctacaactcccagaaatcccagccaattaatcaggtgttaggatttctgggagttgaaggacaaaagcatctggggaccccaggttgagaaccactgctttagaaggaaAACCATCAGTTAAAAAGAAAAGCCAACATCTGTCCGGAACTGATGGGAGTCAGCATGTTTTAGCTGCAAAACATCTGTCACAAGTTTCTAAGCAACATCAGCAAGAAAAACGCTGATGAGAGACACTTTACTATTCCAAAATGGTGGCGGACAGGAGTCTGGTCCACCCGCCATCTTCTCCAAGGGACAGAGGAAGATGTTGTATTTGTAGAATGGCAGATTTGCTGGGAGTGCAATCTGTCTTACTCTGGGTTTCTTTtccaaaagaaggaagaagagatggtaaTGTATGCATGATGAGGAGtgcattttatatgtgtgtgaatgttgagcaAAATGTAATTCCCTTTTGCTTGTGTACCCAATGTAGCTATAGAGTCTGTGTGTCTACATATAAGATTGTGtgccttatgtttaatggttttaattgattttaagttcttAGTTATACGTAGTAATCAGTTATTATGaattctttgtgtactgtatgttggcatgaattttttgccattagtatgttgtaaacaaCGAGTTCCCtcaagggtgagaaaggtggtagataaatacagtaaataaatctatataaattgtgatgcccagaattggacacaatgttccaggtgtggtctaaccaaagcagaagagagcatgggtagcatgacttccctagatctagacactgtgctcctattgatgcaggccaaaatcccattggctttttttgctgccacatcacattgttggctcatgtttaacttgttgtctacgaggactctaagaactttttcacacgtactgctctcgagccaggcattgtcccccattctgtatctttgcattttgtttttcttgccaaagtggagtatcttgcatttgtccctgttgaacttcattttgttagttttggcccatctctctaatctgtcaagatcattttgaatcctgctcctgtcctctggagtattggctatccctcccaatttggtgtcatctgcaaacttgatgatcctgccttctaactcttcatctaagtcattaataaagatgttgaacaggaccgggtccaggacggaatcctgctgatggcactccgctcatcacttctttccaggatttttttttcgtgtcaggagcaaccgctcctgttgtgagagaattggctgtctgcaaggacgttgcccaggggacgcctggatgatttttgatgttttatcatccttgtgggaggcttctctcatgtccccgcatgaggagcaggagctaatagagggagctcatccacctctccccggattcgaacctgcgacctgtcggtcttcagtcctgctggcacagtgctttaacccactgcgccaccgagggctcctttttttccaggatgaagaggaagcattggtgagcaccctctgggttcgtccatttaaccaattacagatccaccgccAGTTTTGActagtccacattggactagtttccttgccagaaggtcataggggaccttgtcgaaggccttcctgaaatccaggtatgctacatccacggctaAAGATTGTGTAGAAATGCACCTCTtgagatgccatagcattgagctaggaCAGTTAAAGTATCAGCCTGCATTCATTATATAGTGTACATGCTTTGACATGGCAAGGAATGTAATATCCAGGAAAGCCTAGCTTGTGATTTTCCTCTATTCTTGCTCAGGCTTCTCTCGTCATGTTCTTTATGACTCAGTTGTAAGGAAGCTTTCATTACCCACCAACAAACCATGATGTCCTTGGCTGTTATATTAGTCTCGTTCTCTTGCACAAACACTTAACGCCTCCCGTTAACCTGCCATCTCCGGGGGTATACAAGGCATTTGTTTCTTCAGCTCTTCTTCATCTCTATTTACTCTAGTTCCCAGATCACCCTGCTGAGTAATCTCCCAGAGTATTACAACAGAGATGTTTTGTAAGGACAGCTTCAGTGAGTATCAAAATTTACGTGTCTTCAGATTCACAAAGGTCAATAAGGCTTCTTCAAATTAGCTCCTGTGTAAATAGACatccaaggaaatgcaaaagttctCAATGATGACGTGGGTTG containing:
- the LOC132779019 gene encoding endonuclease domain-containing 1 protein-like, which gives rise to MELLLLVGLSVLLAGSGSAELVPGFNPCRNFFYKSTPPTGFETQNEKNICQKYSNAYHFATLYNVNYRIPIWSAYILDTKSCPTEALKKRAWFIEPQLTNPQAATEMMTPSDSGLDTKDIKVNQALSTDYEDTNYDRGHLNPNAFQCGIHRTATFTLTNAAPMDPCFNRIYWYKNERNLKTGLNNKCVNKGGTAYLVTGTVPNNNQKIPDPNDDKESDNPREFSRVSVPSHVWTAVCCYFPRTGSKFSAAFLAVNKPESVIQSLSVHDLQENLKQFYPSHDLKIFGDDSCNGNLIEHLIMTLDEMTLEVEAGSQPPEF